The following proteins are encoded in a genomic region of Primulina huaijiensis isolate GDHJ02 chromosome 3, ASM1229523v2, whole genome shotgun sequence:
- the LOC140974553 gene encoding uncharacterized protein isoform X2, with translation MSGDYDYSTADYAAAIAAAAFAVQSLDDSRTKDHKGTTYDPDKPLNSLNSKAEVAEIVPEPRKSSLKLSEESPKTSFRDKRIPERAPPVKKKVSFEDITDKPENPALGRTAERAQSTARSPSFADKNLDMNIIDRKKPETSLPIPDHPPIGSSMTKPVENRVKKAIKPGPGNAKADSWEKTEMVGIKERYEKMMANVENWGTKKKAQAKRKLERIEAELDRRRLKAIQRYRDSITRIEGIARGAKAQAEETRRNEEFKAKERANKIRSTGKLPATCLCF, from the exons ATGAGTGGGGATTATGATTACAGCACCGCTGATTATGCCGCAGCAATTGCAGCAGCAGCTTTTGCTGTTCAATCACTTGATGATTCAAGAACCAAGGACCACAAAGGGACAACATATGACCCTGATAAGCCCTTAAACTCGTTGAATAGCAAAGCAGAAGTTGCAGAAATTGTGCCCGAACCACGCAAAAGTTCACTAAAACTATCTG AGGAAAGTCCAAAGACAAGTTTCAGAGATAAAAGGATACCTGAGAGAGCCCCACCCGTCAAGAAGAAAGTAAGTTTTGAAGATATTACTGACAAACCTGAAAATCCAGCACTAGGGAGGACAGCTGAACGTGCCCAGTCCACAGCAAGGTCTCCATCTTTTGCAGATAAAAATTTGGATATGAATATTATAGACAGGAAAAAGCCTGAGACCTCGTTGCCAATACCTGATCATCCACCAATAGGATCGTCCATGACTAAACCTGTTGAGAACAGAGTAAAGAAAGCAATAAAACCTGGACCTGGGAATGCTAAGGCAGATTCTTGGGAAAAAACCGAGATGGTTGGCATCAAGGAAAG GTATGAGAAGATGATGGCCAATGTCGAAAACTGGGGGACTAAAAAGAAGGCACAGGCTAAACGCAAACTAGAAAGAATAGAG GCTGAATTGGACAGGAGAAGACTAAAAGCCATTCAAAGATACCGCGATTCGATCACTAGAATCGAAGGAATTGCAAGAGGAGCTAAAGCACAAGCAGAGGAGACTCGCAGAAACGAGGAGTTCAAAGCGAAAGAGAGAGCAAATAAAATAAGATCTACAGGGAAACTTCCAGCTACTTGTTTGTGCTTTTGA
- the LOC140974552 gene encoding heparanase-like protein 2 isoform X2, producing MDRWDQLNKLFNDTGAKITFGLNALIGRKKVEGDDMLMVGDWNSKNAHDFMQYTASKGYKIDSYELGNELCGSGVSKRVQAEQYGKDVIELKRLVQDVYPDPSTQPKVLGPAGFYDEQWFNTFLQTTGPNVVDGLTHHTYNLGAGTLLKETNLEFDDNMSTHARAQGLVFIFCICAGVDSTLINKVQDPYFLDQVAQTYKDVSASVNLFGPWSGAWVGEAGGAYNSGGKDVSHTFANGFWYLDQLGMTSTFNHKVFCRQALIGGNYALLNTTTFIPNPDYYGALLWHRLMGKNVLATSHDSSPYLRAYTHCSKNSDGITTMLINMSNSTTFEVSVMNDMNLHPNIGRKLEDNGDNTQREEYHLTPQDGNIQSDVLLLNGTPLKLTESSEIPDMNPQLVDNASPISVAPDSIVIATIKGFKAPACAN from the exons ATGGACAGATgggatcaactcaacaaattgTTCAACGATACCGG GGCAAAAATAACCTTTGGCTTGAATGCTTTAATCGGAAGGAAGAAAGTTGAAGGTGATGATATGCTTATGGTGGGCGACTGGAACTCAAAAAATGCCCATGACTTCATGCAGTACACGGCCTCTAAAGGATACAAGATTGACTCATATGAACTAG GCAACGAGCTCTGTGGAAGTGGAGTTTCGAAAAGAGTACAAGCAGAGCAATATGGAAAGGATGTTATCGAACTCAAGAGACTAGTCCAAGATGTGTATCCTGACCCTTCTACACAACCTAAGGTCTTAGGCCCTGCTGGATTCTATGATGAACAATGGTTCAATACATTCCTTCAGACAACAGGACCAAATGTTGTCGATGGCTTAACCCACCACACTTACAATCTTGGTGCAGGTACCCTATTAAAAGAGACGAATCTTgaatttgatgataatatgtccACACACGCACGTGCACAGGGCTTGGTTTTCATATTTTGCATTTGTGCAGGTGTTGACTCCACTCTTATCAACAAGGTTCAAGATCCCTATTTCCTTGACCAAGTTGCTCAAACATATAAAGATGTTTCTGCCAGTGTCAACTTATTCGGGCCATGGTCCGGGGCGTGGGTCGGGGAAGCAGGAGGGGCTTACAACAGTGGTGGCAAAGATGTTTCTCATACTTTTGCTAATGGATTCTG GTATTTGGATCAATTGGGTATGACCTCAACATTCAACCACAAGGTTTTCTGCAGGCAAGCATTGATTGGAGGAAACTATGCTTTGCTAAACACGACCACCTTCATCCCTAATCCAGATTACTATGG tGCTCTTTTGTGGCACCGCTTGATGGGAAAGAATGTGCTCGCTACCTCTCATGACAGCTCCCCTTACTTGCGCGCCTATACTCATTGCTCCAAAAACTCG GATGGAATCACAACAATGCTCATCAACATGTCAAATTCTACAACCTTTGAAGTTTCAGTGATGAATGACATGAACTTACACCCCAATATCGGACGCAAGTTGGAAGATAACGGGGACAATACACAGAGGGAAGAGTACCATTTGACTCCCCAAGATGGCAATATTCAGAGTGATGTGTTGCTGCTGAATGGAACACCACTGAAGCTCACTGAATCATCAGAAATTCCCGACATGAATCCACAGCTTGTCGATAATGCGTCACCCATCTCTGTGGCTCCTGATTCTATAGTTATTGCTACAATTAAAGGATTCAAGGCTCCAGCATGTGCTAACTAG
- the LOC140972411 gene encoding uncharacterized protein — MEDKKLKFVCKLCNKKYPCGKSLGGHMRSHVTANSAESDRKIDHGPQFLVKVSGFVDGQSSYGLRENPKKTWRAVDSSFSLPQEKVCKQCGKGFQSIKALCGHMACHSEKDKLELDSYSDTEDGDQMVRTRSSKSKEYDKIIFRSPLCLADNNDSSSVSETDRQEQVEVAMCLMLLSTDSVYKDHVNSVVESSGNNSVILDTKSFSIDLGIGTKECLNNVNQNRDMKVKDGCFEGEIPPMANSDSGYFLDECGKVESDTSVDWFYGDGKCKEYGARFRKKLNKITSHGPVIRKEMMSENGYDHTGMASNSVKVESQKRMSSPENLESQRISCKKMKSTLREAESANYPWQINKYECLNCKKTFNSYHALGGHTPCLKRSNESVYERNANPDYSTD; from the coding sequence ATGGAGGATAAAAAATTGAAGTTCGTTTGCAAGTTGTGCAACAAGAAGTATCCTTGTGGGAAGTCACTGGGGGGTCATATGCGGTCTCATGTAACTGCAAATTCAGCTGAATCTGACAGAAAAATTGATCACGGGCCGCAGTTCTTGGTGAAAGTGTCAGGTTTTGTTGATGGGCAATCTAGTTATGGGCTCAGGGAAAATCCCAAGAAGACATGGAGAGCGGTGGATTCAAGTTTCTCTCTGCCACAGGAGAAAGTTTGCAAGCAATGTGGCAAAGGGtttcaatcaatcaaagcatTGTGTGGCCATATGGCTTGCCATTCTGAAAAAGATAAGCTGGAGCTCGATAGTTATTCAGATACCGAAGATGGAGATCAAATGGTGAGAACAAGATCTTCAAAGAGTAAGGAgtatgataaaattatttttaggaGTCCTTTGTGTTTAGCTGATAACAATGATTCTTCTTCTGTATCTGAAACTGATCGACAAGAACAAGTGGAGGTAGCTATGTGTTTGATGTTGTTATCTACGGATTCTGTCTACAAGGATCATGTGAATTCAGTTGTTGAATCTTCTGGCAATAATTCTGTTATTCTTGACACTAAATCTTTTTCTATTGACTTGGGTATTGGTACTAAGGAATGCTTAAATAATGTTAATCAAAATAGAGATATGAAGGTAAAAGATGGTTGCTTTGAAGGTGAAATTCCTCCAATGGCGAATTCGGATTCTGGGTATTTTTTGGATGAATGCGGTAAGGTTGAGTCTGATACATCGGTTGACTGGTTTTATGGTGATGGAAAATGTAAGGAGTATGGTGCTAGATTTAGGAAGAAATTGAATAAAATCACCTCTCACGGACCGGTGATAAGAAAGGAAATGATGAGTGAAAATGGATATGATCATACAGGTATGGCTTCAAACTCCGTAAAGGTTGAATCCCAAAAGAGAATGTCCAGTCCTGAAAATCTTGAATCACAGAGAATATCGTGTAAGAAGATGAAGAGTACCTTACGAGAAGCTGAATCAGCTAATTATCCTTGGcagataaataaatatgaatgtTTGAACTGTAAAAAGACCTTTAACTCTTACCATGCTCTCGGAGGGCACACACCCTGCCTTAAGAGAAGTAATGAATCCGTATATGAAAGAAATGCGAACCCAGATTATTCTACTGATTAA
- the LOC140974553 gene encoding uncharacterized protein isoform X1, producing MESLIKQTSTRDRNILLIGKSTILREKKRTLSWVGRSFARQMSGDYDYSTADYAAAIAAAAFAVQSLDDSRTKDHKGTTYDPDKPLNSLNSKAEVAEIVPEPRKSSLKLSEESPKTSFRDKRIPERAPPVKKKVSFEDITDKPENPALGRTAERAQSTARSPSFADKNLDMNIIDRKKPETSLPIPDHPPIGSSMTKPVENRVKKAIKPGPGNAKADSWEKTEMVGIKERYEKMMANVENWGTKKKAQAKRKLERIEAELDRRRLKAIQRYRDSITRIEGIARGAKAQAEETRRNEEFKAKERANKIRSTGKLPATCLCF from the exons ATGGAGAGTTTGATCAAGCAAACAAG CACAAGAGACCGAAACATCCTACTAATTGGGAAATCCACAATCCTTCGAG AGAAGAAAAGAACCCTGAGTTGGGTTGGGAGATCTTTTGCTAGACAAATGAGTGGGGATTATGATTACAGCACCGCTGATTATGCCGCAGCAATTGCAGCAGCAGCTTTTGCTGTTCAATCACTTGATGATTCAAGAACCAAGGACCACAAAGGGACAACATATGACCCTGATAAGCCCTTAAACTCGTTGAATAGCAAAGCAGAAGTTGCAGAAATTGTGCCCGAACCACGCAAAAGTTCACTAAAACTATCTG AGGAAAGTCCAAAGACAAGTTTCAGAGATAAAAGGATACCTGAGAGAGCCCCACCCGTCAAGAAGAAAGTAAGTTTTGAAGATATTACTGACAAACCTGAAAATCCAGCACTAGGGAGGACAGCTGAACGTGCCCAGTCCACAGCAAGGTCTCCATCTTTTGCAGATAAAAATTTGGATATGAATATTATAGACAGGAAAAAGCCTGAGACCTCGTTGCCAATACCTGATCATCCACCAATAGGATCGTCCATGACTAAACCTGTTGAGAACAGAGTAAAGAAAGCAATAAAACCTGGACCTGGGAATGCTAAGGCAGATTCTTGGGAAAAAACCGAGATGGTTGGCATCAAGGAAAG GTATGAGAAGATGATGGCCAATGTCGAAAACTGGGGGACTAAAAAGAAGGCACAGGCTAAACGCAAACTAGAAAGAATAGAG GCTGAATTGGACAGGAGAAGACTAAAAGCCATTCAAAGATACCGCGATTCGATCACTAGAATCGAAGGAATTGCAAGAGGAGCTAAAGCACAAGCAGAGGAGACTCGCAGAAACGAGGAGTTCAAAGCGAAAGAGAGAGCAAATAAAATAAGATCTACAGGGAAACTTCCAGCTACTTGTTTGTGCTTTTGA
- the LOC140974552 gene encoding heparanase-like protein 2 isoform X1, which produces MFCTSQDLDNKILANAIRAFNPLRIRLGGSLQDQVLYKVGNSIKKCPHFKKRDGQLFGFTKGCFHMDRWDQLNKLFNDTGAKITFGLNALIGRKKVEGDDMLMVGDWNSKNAHDFMQYTASKGYKIDSYELGNELCGSGVSKRVQAEQYGKDVIELKRLVQDVYPDPSTQPKVLGPAGFYDEQWFNTFLQTTGPNVVDGLTHHTYNLGAGTLLKETNLEFDDNMSTHARAQGLVFIFCICAGVDSTLINKVQDPYFLDQVAQTYKDVSASVNLFGPWSGAWVGEAGGAYNSGGKDVSHTFANGFWYLDQLGMTSTFNHKVFCRQALIGGNYALLNTTTFIPNPDYYGALLWHRLMGKNVLATSHDSSPYLRAYTHCSKNSDGITTMLINMSNSTTFEVSVMNDMNLHPNIGRKLEDNGDNTQREEYHLTPQDGNIQSDVLLLNGTPLKLTESSEIPDMNPQLVDNASPISVAPDSIVIATIKGFKAPACAN; this is translated from the exons ATGTTTTGTACTTCGCAGGATTTGGATAACAAGATCCTTGCTAATGCCATAAGAG CCTTCAACCCACTTCGGATCAGACTTGGAGGTTCACTACAAGATCAGGTTCTATACAAAGTTGGTAACTCTATCAAGAAGTGCCCGCACTTCAAGAAAAGAGATGGCCAACTGTTTGGATTCACCAAAGGTTGTTTTCACATGGACAGATgggatcaactcaacaaattgTTCAACGATACCGG GGCAAAAATAACCTTTGGCTTGAATGCTTTAATCGGAAGGAAGAAAGTTGAAGGTGATGATATGCTTATGGTGGGCGACTGGAACTCAAAAAATGCCCATGACTTCATGCAGTACACGGCCTCTAAAGGATACAAGATTGACTCATATGAACTAG GCAACGAGCTCTGTGGAAGTGGAGTTTCGAAAAGAGTACAAGCAGAGCAATATGGAAAGGATGTTATCGAACTCAAGAGACTAGTCCAAGATGTGTATCCTGACCCTTCTACACAACCTAAGGTCTTAGGCCCTGCTGGATTCTATGATGAACAATGGTTCAATACATTCCTTCAGACAACAGGACCAAATGTTGTCGATGGCTTAACCCACCACACTTACAATCTTGGTGCAGGTACCCTATTAAAAGAGACGAATCTTgaatttgatgataatatgtccACACACGCACGTGCACAGGGCTTGGTTTTCATATTTTGCATTTGTGCAGGTGTTGACTCCACTCTTATCAACAAGGTTCAAGATCCCTATTTCCTTGACCAAGTTGCTCAAACATATAAAGATGTTTCTGCCAGTGTCAACTTATTCGGGCCATGGTCCGGGGCGTGGGTCGGGGAAGCAGGAGGGGCTTACAACAGTGGTGGCAAAGATGTTTCTCATACTTTTGCTAATGGATTCTG GTATTTGGATCAATTGGGTATGACCTCAACATTCAACCACAAGGTTTTCTGCAGGCAAGCATTGATTGGAGGAAACTATGCTTTGCTAAACACGACCACCTTCATCCCTAATCCAGATTACTATGG tGCTCTTTTGTGGCACCGCTTGATGGGAAAGAATGTGCTCGCTACCTCTCATGACAGCTCCCCTTACTTGCGCGCCTATACTCATTGCTCCAAAAACTCG GATGGAATCACAACAATGCTCATCAACATGTCAAATTCTACAACCTTTGAAGTTTCAGTGATGAATGACATGAACTTACACCCCAATATCGGACGCAAGTTGGAAGATAACGGGGACAATACACAGAGGGAAGAGTACCATTTGACTCCCCAAGATGGCAATATTCAGAGTGATGTGTTGCTGCTGAATGGAACACCACTGAAGCTCACTGAATCATCAGAAATTCCCGACATGAATCCACAGCTTGTCGATAATGCGTCACCCATCTCTGTGGCTCCTGATTCTATAGTTATTGCTACAATTAAAGGATTCAAGGCTCCAGCATGTGCTAACTAG